GTACAGGATGTTTGTGTTTCTGCAGACTCTgtactaacacagacaccagtgTCATTTGGTGTAGAGGCATCTAAAATACACACTACACTGTTTCAGTCTACATCTGCCATGACTTTGGAAACTAATGTTCTGGAGAAAAAAGGATCAGATTGTTACAAGTAAGATATTGCTTCATTTTTCTCAGTTTGTCACCATAAATGTAACACCAGTGTAACACCAGCTTTGTTACCATTGAATTTAGGAGGAACGTGTATGTAAGCAGAAGAGTTTCAATAaaatatctttttatttatttttattttaggcaGTATACATTGCTTATCTATGATTGTATTGAGCTTAATTCTTCAAGTGATGAAGAAGGAGTACAGTTTGCTGAGAATTCATCTGTCCGCTTACATGATgggtatttttttcaaaatatttataatgtgtcAAAATGATTGCATTTCTCCCACTAATATTTTTGCAATGCTCAAGTGAACCCTATCGTATACAGACAAAAAatatagtgttttatatttttagcaAAAGTTGTGTTCACAGCACAATGTATTAACTACctaaatgttcttttcttttagaGATCAAGTAACTCTTCATGATGTTATCACAAATCTTGCCCTACAAATAGATGAAGATGCAGTTTCAAAGTTCAATATTGATAGAATAAATATATGGGATGGTGCACTTCGTGGATTTAAGCGCAAAACATACAAGCCAGAAAATAGAATGTCTGTAATGTTTACTGACTCAGATGGCAACTCGGAAGGAGCTGTGGACAGAGGTGGTCCTACAAGGGAATTTCTAACTTTATTAATGCAGACACTACAGAACAGTAAAATATTTGAAGGTTCAGAAGACTGGAAAAATTTGACCTGCGATTCCCAAGGTAATTGTAGTTTTaggtatttaatttgttttttaatcttaatTTTCTTGCAATACACCCATCTATAATTTTTTCACATGCTTCATTCTTTTATGTATTTCAATAGCATTACGTGATGATGATTACTTTCTGGCTGGAAGAATTATAGCCATATCTTTGGTGCATGGCGGACCATCCCCCAACTTTTTTTCTCGGACATTATATGACAGTCTAGCCTATGACCCTCAGCAGGTCACACCTTCTGTGAAAGACATCTGTGATTGTGATATTGCAGAGATAATTTTGGAGGTGCGTTCAAAGTTTTAACTTGAATACATTTAATGAGAATCTGTGTaccactattaataataatactaatgtatTATTGGAAAATATTCCTCTTTACATAGATTTGTTGTGTGTTAGCAGTTTGTGACTATTGCCATGCTTCATGTTATTCTCATACACTCCCCCCACACACTAGTTTTTATAAAGGTTTGGCTGGTATGATGTTGTCATACCAATTCTGAGTTAAGTTTTATACTTATGTTTTGACTTTTTCAGATGGAGAATGTGTCAACACTAGAGGGGCTTAAAGATGTTGCAGCCAAGCACTGCAACCTTCTGCATGTGGCAGGATGTTACCGCTATTTACAAAATCTGCAAGACAGAGATGTACTTGTACAAGACTTCATGAAGTGGTATGTTTGTGGCCGAACAAGAAATTCCCTGGAAAGgtacatttattttgtcatgcattTCAGTAGATTACTATATTTATACTTGTCAGTTGAAAACATGAGTATATTAAATATGGAGTGAGAGTGTAGCAAATACCTGTTCAACCATTTAATTAATGCTTACATTAGCAATATTCACATTGAACTGTGAGTAATAGTTTGTTTAgatttataaaacatgttaagTACACTGTCACAGTAAATGTAGAAAATATTCTATGTAGTTTTGTAAGAAATATCTGAACTGATGTCCAACTTTATTTATTAGTACGGTATGTGTTGACTGGTCACTAACATGAAGAAAGAAGCAGGCATTCTGTTTTTCATGTACTTTATATATGTTTCCTAGGTTAAAAGAGGGATTGAAGACGCTTGGTGTGCTTGACGCCATTGTTGCACATCCTGTTCTTTTTGCCAATTCATTTTGCTGGAGGGAGGAAGTGCTCACATCTGAACAGTTTTCAGAATTGTTCAAAATATCATTCAGCACTGCTGGAAGTAATAAAAGACGTGAGGAACAAAGAATTGTGGGCTATTGGAGAGATTACCTACAGGATGTGGAAGGTAAAGATAATGTACTTGCAGCAATGTGGAAGGGCTGCTGGGTCATTGCAGCTGACAAAGTGGATatggtttaaatgtaatatgtacttTTTCTGCAAGAAAGTGTAAGGTTACCTTCACCCAAAATCCCTGTATACAGCTAGGTTGAGTCACTTGTCACCTGAAGCTGTCCTAGGAACCAAATTTTCATACCAAAATCGTAATCCCCAAAACTGTAATAAGCCAAACACAATAAAATGCTTGCAGTCAAACATGCAGCCCAATAATATACACCTGCTAATAAGCAAGTAATTACTTTCATATTGAAGGGATCAAGTTTGTTGCACCTAAGGTGACTAGCCATGGCCATCAATTGCAGACTTGCCATTCTGAGATATATACTTTGGCTCAGACCTATATGAAAGACATTTACTATATTATGGTATTCATAAAGGTGACAGTTGCGGGGCTGGGACAAGACCTAAAGCATCGTCAATTTTCACTACATTAATTGTTTTCTGTACCACAGCCACCAGCAagctttggggggaaaaaatgtaggaatatttaacgtttaaaaaaataaatacacatttttcatatttagATAAAGTGTTGGAATATAAAAATACCACAAATGCCTTAATATCCCTTTTTACAGTGTGGTAATTGTTTGaatgtaaaatgattttaaagaATATGATGTAATCCATGTGTATAATTTTGCAAAAGAAAGTTTAACTTTGATGCACAACACTTGTTTAtgcatttatataattatttacttttatttttcactatttttattttcagatgcgGATTCCAGCGTGTCATTAAGACAGATTCTAGCATTCATTACAGGAGCAGACAAAGAGCCACCTCTTGGTTTTCAACCACAACCGTCTGTTGAGTTCCTGCATGAGAATAATGAAGGATATATCTCCAACTTTCCACAAGCTAACACATGCTGCAATATTTTAAAGCTACCAATTTTGAAGTCCTTTGATGAATTTAAGAAGCAGATGGATTTTGCTATTCTCAACTCTCCAGGCTTTGGTCACCCCTGAGGCAGTCCTTCATACTCTTACCAACTCCATGTTCAgttggacagtttgggacagttcaggctttttaactcgCATCTCAATGCATTTAGGTATGTTTTACTCGGGTACCTCATTACTTGTTTAAGAGAAGTAGTACTGCACTTAACAGAATGCAATGAAGTGtgagttaaaaagcctgaactgtcccactgaacatggagtcatatggtcacCTTAAGTATAAAACAGTTCAGTGCAAATGTTTGGGACAACCACACTATtgtacaattatttttgttttggttaatttAACAAGATGTGGTTGTAAACCAGTTTTTGAACACATGGTTGTTTAGTCTAAATGCAAGTTAATAAGCGTCTTCATTGATTTTATAAGGCACCTGCAGCCAGAAAGCAGTTGCATATTTATAGAAAGGGTTGCCATTGTTCTCATGTCCTCAGTGAGCCACCATAGAAATGTTTGTGTAGTAGCAGCTATTTGTTTGCAAAATGTAATTGTGTCAACAATGTAATTCACACATTTTTAGTTAATGAAAGATACGTTTTCATAATTATAGATGTGGGTATGCAAACTTTTCTTAACAAAAAGGAATGTAATGTGACTGTTTGCCAAATTTGCGTATAGACAAATGGTCTCAAAAgacaaattcattttattacaatttCTTCATAGATAGTCAATATCAATCCTATTATTTACCTTTTCTGCAAATGGATTTCAAATGTTTGCCCGCGATTgcagtttaacaaaaacaggaagtgcacagaaatgtattgttttattttaaaataattgtttcacACTGAATTTAGTTACCTAAACAATTTGCTCATACTCCAGAAGTTTACATGTGTATACATGGTGTCCTGCTATAATAATTTGGCCATCCCGATAAATTGTTAGTTAATGTTAGTTTGGTTCTGAAATTGACTAATAAAACAAAAGCGATATACTTTATTGTAGCGCTTGGTTGAGCCACCTTTTGCAGTGCAAAGAGCCTCTAACCTGCATTGAATCTACCAGGTGTTGCGTCATTCTTTGGTCCAGGTTTCTCCAGATCGGTGCGAGTCTCCTTTAGTTCCAACATATTGGTGTGTGGGATGTGGATGGGTTTATCTCCGCTGACGAGCCAGGCACTTACACAGGTGCTCAATTGGATTTGTGTCTGGGCTGTGGGGCACCCATGGAAGTTCAATGCCTTCATTCCTTTTCAGACTGTGGCCACACAAGACACACTACTAGATGTTTATTGAAGGATATCTCAATTCTGCACGGTGCATtaacatttgaaagaaaaatctATTGCTGTGCCAAGATTTGATGCCCATACTCTTCAGAAGGACAGCGCTACATACCACTCCTTACATGTGACCAGTCCGGAAGAGAAATCAAATCAAAGCATTCCACTTTTTTCCCCTCGGTGCTCCAAAGCCCAGACATCAGTCCGATTGAGCACCTGTGGCAGTATCTGGATTGTGAGCAGCGAGCTACCAAtcccaagcccccccccccccccccccccaatctattGCAACTAAAGGAAACTCAAACATGGATATGGAGAAACCTGAAGCACAGCATGGAACACTAGGTACTGTAGATTATAAAAACAGTAGAAATAActggtaaaatgttgtgttttaacTTGTCAACACAGTTATAGTTATTATAAAGAGGTTACTTGATTATTACAAAAACTGGAAAGTATAACAATTGTAGATGTTGAATGAGAATTAAAAGCAACAATTTTGATCACATACTTTGACAGGTTCTTTTGTTAAGTGCATGAATATTTGAAaattaataatttgaaataaaatgacaagttgatttattatatttttaaagtaaatgtttttgcattacaatatttgttttctatcATTTTATTTAGCAATTCACTTTGTAGGTATTACTGAGCCCATTGGCATCTTATAAGTAAGATGTGaatgttattacatttaaaaataatgcatgtctgtttctgaagaaaatgtgtaatatttaaaattaaatggttACAGTGGAAATAAACACGCAAACTGAAGATAAAAAGCAAGGTATAGAGGATTACATGGAAATTTTTAACAtggcacaaaaataaaaccaaggcaTATTTTATTCTATGATATAGAtgacttagaaaagaaaaaagcatgttttcaaaaaataattttatttctcTTCCATACTTACATTGTCTCTGGCTAGATTTGCACCTTTAAACTTTTACAATTACTTTCAGAAAATCTGGAGAAGCTTTTGCTGTGGagcaaaaagctttaaaaatcacCCTGAAAATCTCCCATCTATCTGAGGTGCATTCTGTGTGACCATATACAGTTCAATTTGATGAACAGTCTTACACTCAGGAATCCTGAGTGTGTGACTGTTGGGCCActctttaaatataatatttgatGAGCAGTAGAAAGATTTTTTTGTACTTCTATGTGACTTCAAACATCACGCTTCATAACCAAAAACGCTCTGTAAAATATGACACGTGAACATATAATGATCTATTCCATAATTTAAATCATCAGTGCTCGGATCTACCATTGACTGGAGGTAGTTTATTTGCTCTTCAGACAGCAGTGTATTTTCATGCAATATATGGTCATTGGTATCATAGTCTGGATTTTGAGCACCATCGATATCATATTCTGATACAGGCACATCATGAAGAACAGTACTGTTCTGCAACATTCCTTCAGTCCACAACTGGTAAGGAGAACGATGTCCTTCAGTACTCAAGGTGTGGTTATTCCACTGGTGCATGAATTCTGTGACAGATCTATTGATCTTGCCCAAATAAACATAATGAAGAGCATAAATGTGGTACCCTCTTATAGATTCTAATATTCCCTGATTTTCCATCCAGTGAAACAAGTCACTGTAGTAGTGTATGACCACTCTGTTGAGCTCTGCCCACAGCCGCTCAATTCGTTGGTTATGAACACTCCTTCCCGCTATGAAGCTACCTCTATTTACACCCCTCATAGTAATCATAAAGCGGGCAACTCGAATATTCTCTCCCCCTAGATCCCCCCTAACTCGGTATGGTAGTCCAAATTTAGATACTCCATCTTCAAACAGTGTTAAAACTGTTTGGGACAAATTATTTGTGCAACATTTTAAGTAGATGAGAAGTCGACTGAAGCCATCCACACATCCATGGAAAATAAATCTCCATGACACTAGCTTGTGGTTACCATCAATGTGCCTGTGGAAACAATAGAAACTcaatttaattacaaatacaagcttCAACGTGGATATTTATAATTATGCATGCATGCTGCTGAGATCGGTATTTTCCATCTCTTGTGGCTCCAATAATACAAATGTCCTCCTTGGGTTGTgctatattgtaaaataataaaatgccaaCTTGAATTATAACTGACAACTGAAAGGAAAACAATTATGAAGTTATTTTTCGTAAGGATAAGGTAGTCAGTAACAAACTTCTTACATGTAAACTACTGTACGTCTATGCAGATATTTGTGGCATTTTTAACCTGTCCTTGACCATTAGGTGGTCTTTTATCACATACAAGCTTGCAGAggtgggccaaaataaataatctacataaaaagatattaatttaaataactaTGCAGCATAGGTTGTGTTACATATCTTGTTTGGTAATATTTGATTAAACTACTGCGAGCAGCAAGCTTTCTATGTGACATATTAGGGCGAGACAATGTCAGGAAATGGTTTAAAAAGAATATGCATACCATAAGTGATTTGGCCCGGGCACATTGTAAACTCTGCGTCTAATTGCTCTTCGTTTTCTTACAGCTCTTCCAACTGGATCTAAAATAGAAAGCCGCTCCCGAACCCTCCACCTTTGCACTCTCACTCCTCTCTGCACAAGACTGCCCCTGACATAGCTTTCTCCAGCATTGGGAGTAAGAGACAAAACGTGTTGTATTTCATCATCAAGACTGTGATTACTCATGTCAGAAAATCTGTTGTGATGGGAGGTATCCATTCCCATTTCTTTTCTTCTGCGATACACAGTAGAAACGGAGACTCCCAGGCATTTTGCAATTGCTTTCCATGAAAATCCCATTTTCCGAAGAAAATCGATCTGGTTACTTCTGATTGAAAATCTAAACACACAATAGGAATTCAATATTGTTAGCGGGTCGCTGTACTAATGTTAGTGTGGCAGTATAACACATGGCCATTAAGATCAAAGTGTATGGATAATTTGTATGTAGCCTGTATAGGCAGGTCTACTTAGGCATTCATACAGGAAAGATAACAAACATACTTATCTTAATACATACGTCCTTATTACACCTACGTAATGTATTACAAGAAAACCTGTAGCCTATAagagtatttttatgttttacagaaATAAGTAGTGTTCAGATTAGAGTGATATGTCTACAAAAGATAGATTTGTGAGGAAATACATtcggattaaaaaaaatgcaatattgagacaatacaatacaaatcggGGCAGGGACAAAACCTACCACACGCTGGTCTATATAGTAAAGTAAAGTGTAAGGGTAAGGGCAAGTGCACATTGGCCCTAATCTTAAAAATGATGCCGatggatatatttatattttcccaTCCCAATACATTCGTATTTATATAATGGCTTGTACTATTCAAAAAGTGTATGTGAATTCTGAACACGATAGAAttataaagagttaaaaaaaacaactttttgaaATGTCCCGATAACCCTAAACACGAATACCGGGCATTGTCAACATGTAACTCCACAGCACTTCATTGTTTAAATAAGTACATTCATATATGTGTGCATTTCCTTGTAAAGAAAGCTGTACTTTTTACCTTGGTATTCCCACGTGTCCTTGTCTCGCTGCCACGGTTCTGTAGGTAGAGTCGCAAGTATTTACTTGCATAGAGTCAATATTAATGCGTAAAGAttcaactgcacatttcagatctGTGTGAATTTGTTCAAATATGGAAATCAAACTTGGATGTTGAATATCAgcgtagaaaaaataaataagaattgcTGCTATAATTTCGAGATGACTCTCTAGTTTAAGAAACAAAACTTCCATCAGTATTATGTCTCTACGAAGTTCCGCTTGCTCTAGGCGTCTCAAACACGACTTCAAAGAAAGTAAAAACTCCTCAATATCGATTATTGATGCTACACATGTGTTAATCggcaaacagaaaagaaaacagcaaaacataaaattaataaacGCCATGATAGGATTACCTTCGCCGCTGCACTTCACTTTTCCGACCCCTTTaattgtatgtgtatatatatatatatatatatatatatatatatatatatatatatatatatatatattttttaaatatctatgGTATGTTTATACATCATGTATTAATCATTACATGGCTCCTATCACCTGCCAGTTTGTCGACTAAATCAATTACAGATTTCGCGGTCACAGAAGCACATGCATTTGTTGCTGTGTCACGtgtcaattcttaaaaaaaagtttgatgtattcagtttgctgtatatccacacaagtttgatgtattcagtttgctgtatatccacacaagtttgatatatgttatacccattctgatatatgctatatccattctgatatatgttatatccattctgatatatgctatatccattctgatatatgttatatccattctgatatatgctatatccattctgatatatgttatacccattctgatatatgctatatccattctgatatatgctatatccattctgatatatgctatacccattctgatatatgctatacccattctgatatatgttatatccattctgatatatgctatatccattctgatatatgttatagcCAAAAAGTTGAAATTTTGAATTGAACGGCCCCTCATAGGGGGAGgtattgtttctttgtttgttaaagCAGGTCAGTCAGTTTTGTGTCTTGTCCTTGGTGTACCGAAAGGTAATTGGTTgttcatttgttgttttatttttgttattattatgctTGGTGTGTGTAGACACGGTAGTTAAGTGATTTATATTTCATTACGTTTTTGCTAGTTTTCTGAGTGTGTATGTGTAATGATTTGAGGTTATTGTtgatattttgattattattagtttggtTTGGGGTTAATTGGTGTTGTTGAGGGCAGTAGCCACCTGATTGACTGCTAATTAGGTAATGTAATTTTTATTGTGTTGCCTTTTGTTAACAATGAAGTCTTGCCAGTCTTAACAACTAATTAACCCCCAATTCTGTGCCCCTTATTTTGCTGCTAAACTTTAACTTTGCTGTTAATTgtcttaaatataattaaacttgtattttgttgttgaactgttctaatgtagttaaacCAGGTACATTGCTGCTAACATTCTCTAATACTGTTAAACCCTGTTGgtgggaagagctgtttccaaccATTTACCACTCTTAATGAGAAGTGCAATCGTGGCtatatatgttggtctaataccccatgcttttaaatactgtggctattggctggctttaatttcccctccttgtttttagtaattatttgatgcattttattgtatagttattTAAACTGATAGATGTAAACCttagatcattgtaataaagctttgtgtcTTTGTCATTCTGTTATCTTCCCTGGTCACTTTGcctctattccaaaccttttaatttagtttagtagTGCCCCCCTTAGTGGCAGTGTTAGGACTCTcattgggtgtcactgggtggctGCTATGCAAACACAGAACTGGAGTAGGGGCCGGGAGAGCATGGGTCCTTAATTAGCAGCCAAATGGAAAAGAAAATCTTCATCCTACCTGGGCTAAGTGTGAAAGAAACCAAGAGAAGCTGATGATGTGGGAAGGAGTGTCTTTGAAAAATAGGCATTGCTGTGTAGCAAAAGGGTAAAGCAGTGTAAAGCAAGGTAGCAACATGGGTATATTGGCTCCATATATCCGCCTGTAAGATGAATATGCCCTAGCCTAGTAGCAGCACTGGTGAGGCAGATCACCAGCATGCCAGCTCCcctcacagcagcagcaggagcagcagcactgCTACTGTCTTAGCTGACAAACACTATGGCTGCCACACTGGCCTACGGCTGCGAAGGTTTGAATGTTAAATGAAGATTCCTAAAATCTAAACTACCTTGTATTTTACTAAATATTTAACAGAATATGTACCGTTTAATGAGGATTTATTATGTatgtcttagcagatgcccttatccagggtgacttacaagatatcacattatttttacatacaattacccatttatacagttgggtttttactggagcaatctaggtaaagttccttgctcaagggtacagcagcagtgtcccccacctgggattgaacccacgaccctccggtcaaaagtccagagccctaatcactactccacactgctgcccttattccTTTAAAACATATAATAGTTTAAACGGTAAAGagccattttacatttaaaatgtttcatttagTAAACAGTTTCAAAGGcttactaacttggcttgtgtttttcaggcacaataaaagcagatcttGACCCCCACAGCTTTTACAGTTGTGTCTAtctgcttggtgctggccaaggttgcaccaattgtttcttctaacttagcttgtgtttttgatatctccactttttaaatggctgggcacttttgataactttttatgagtagaagaaataagatacttacaaaaaaaagaaaacgctattaaatacagttttgttaagtgcggttagcgggttgtcaaagttttgatttggtcccagcctaagtgtttttttcacatttccaaggtgtttttttttcagatttagtaTATAATAAAGAAATGTGTGAATCCAAAAAAAACCCAGAATCAAAGAATGCTGTGAAATTGCTCTTACCAACAAAGCATTGCATTGGTGAGCAGGACTAGACAGACTAACTGCCAAGTGGGCTGCAGATGGAGAGAGCACTGAGAGTGAAGCTGCCCAGGGCAGACAGCAGTGGAGACAGCACTGAGAGTGAAGCTGCCCAGGGCAGACAGCAGTGGAGACAGCACTGAGAGTGAGGCTGCCCAGGACAGACAGCAGTGTAGACAGCACTGAGAGTGAGGCTGCCCAGGACAGACAGCAGTGGAGACAGCACTGAGAGTGAGGCTGCCCAGGACAGACGGCAGTGGAGACAGCACTGAGAGTGAGGCTGCCCAGGACAGACAGTAGTGGAGACAGCTGTAGCGGTCAGTGCAGTCAAGTCAGGTTATTGCTGGATGTAATATACACTGTTTAAATTTGTTTGAGAAGTTGCAAGttaattttttttctcttggtCAAAGTAGACAAATGCAGCTTTGTGGAGCTGTTGTAAAAATTCCTTTGAGTAATCACAAACTGAGATCTCAGCAAACAGGCAGTTCTGGACATTGACGTGAACCAGTTCCATTCCACCCCTCGAGAACGCGGAGGGGGCGGGGGAAGAGCGTCAGTCACGCCTGACAAGAGAAAGGAAATTTGAGCGAACTGTCAATCAAGAGCTGTCGGCAAGGCCAAGGAGTGGCTAGAGACGAATTAACCAGTGTTTAAGCACGTTGCGTGACGTTAAACACCACCCATGAATTCAACTATCCAATCAAAACGGTTCCAGGTTTAATTCAAAAAGACTGGAACAAGGTCTGAAGTTGTGCTGAAAGTGGTTGGAAAAGGAATCTGGCTGAAAAAGAAACGGGCTGATGGTGTTCTGATAGTGTCAGAAAATGAGGTAGAAGTGGGTCTAAAATGAGGTAGAAGTGGGTCTAAAAGGAGTTCTGGGAATGTGGTTCTTAAAG
This genomic stretch from Acipenser ruthenus chromosome 16, fAciRut3.2 maternal haplotype, whole genome shotgun sequence harbors:
- the LOC131697778 gene encoding G2/M phase-specific E3 ubiquitin-protein ligase-like, with translation MSVMFTDSDGNSEGAVDRGGPTREFLTLLMQTLQNSKIFEGSEDWKNLTCDSQALRDDDYFLAGRIIAISLVHGGPSPNFFSRTLYDSLAYDPQQVTPSVKDICDCDIAEIILEMENVSTLEGLKDVAAKHCNLLHVAGCYRYLQNLQDRDVLVQDFMKWYVCGRTRNSLERLKEGLKTLGVLDAIVAHPVLFANSFCWREEVLTSEQFSELFKISFSTAGSNKRREEQRIVGYWRDYLQDVEDADSSVSLRQILAFITGADKEPPLGFQPQPSVEFLHENNEGYISNFPQANTCCNILKLPILKSFDEFKKQMDFAILNSPGFGHP